From Branchiostoma floridae strain S238N-H82 chromosome 5, Bfl_VNyyK, whole genome shotgun sequence:
ccaaatcggggcccggccgggccgtttgtggaaacgaaaaatagaaatgtatgcgtaaaaatatacacaaataatgcccacgactattctctttacgtcttgtgtagtttggtgtcttttgtatcatacttttcgttctcgaaagctgcccggttaggccacggtttggaaatgtgacgtaggcctaacgtGGCCACGCATTCCTGTAGTGTCAGTTTTCCGCGGTTGATGTGTACAAGGTAAAGCCTAGGCGATATTACGTACGAACATACATAGTTTACCACACATTCTCTCCGTTTTCTGGATACATCACTAATTTCTTccatttcttccttttcttgacaaaagaaagaaaaacaataatgTGACCCTCTTTCTAAACACAATGATGAAACGCCTGTATCAAGTGGTTGCTATCTCCGTGGGAAAGTTGATACTTTAGATAGACCGAATAgaatcaaggacattatataatctcCAACCGGCAAGAATATTTTCATACCCAAAAATTAACGACCAACGTGAATGAAGTAGAGTTTTCTTGAAAGACGAGTTTAGAATCGTGTTGAGTAATTTGTAAATGTGGGGAGTCTTGTCAAGGCATTTATGTATTCATACGAAAACGTAGAAATCCACGGCATCTTGCTACCCCTCCTGCGTAAACATGACGTCTGTTTTCAAAAGGACTGATTCTGAAGTGGATACAAGTATTGCTAATTTTCACTCCACAACactatatggcctccttcggtcaatattgaccatggtaaaatcctaattgatatcagccctacagcgtcgactgtggctaaacagtcctatacgagaatgacagtccctgccacatagggcacatctgtaagctgactcaggtctagatctgttgcagagttcttttcacaagatccgcttttcttctgccatgcgcatcagtctggtttctcctgattttggctgcctggacagtgtacATCTCCAGTTGGATCTGTCGTttgcaaggtcctcccagtgTTCTGTGTCAATATCAAGACTCCACAACGGCAACAACAACACGAACTCGTCCTGCAACATGATTTCAAATGCTACAATTTAGGCGTTATACCATACCACATCACTTAAGCTGAGGAGGAGATACCTTCTGTTTAGTTCACTACGTAGCATCGGCAAATACAGTAGTATAAGACTTGCTTTGTCTTGTTGTTCTTAGTCATAACAACAGCCAGCGCTTCGGCGGCCCGGGAGCGCGTCACCGCCCCCATCCAGCCGGGCAGCGACGTGGAGAACCTTCGGCGGCTCCTGCGCGACCACTTCGGCACGAACCGGCACCACGTCACCAACCCCAACCAGAAGTACGCCGTCAAGAGCTTCATCTACCAGACGTTCAAGGACTACGGACTGCAGATGGTGTATCATCTGTTTGTCGGCAACAGCACTAAGGTAAAATGTGCATATCCTTGAATACTTTCATCAGgtctgtttgtttatgttttttatttgcgcaacaaaaaatacagaaaacataatACGATGACGGGGAATCCGTTATTATTACCTTCtccagaaggttatgttttgagcgtgtttgtctgtctgtgtgtgtaagTTAATAGCATGACTcgagaagtcttggatggatcctgatgatatttggtaggtgggtaggagtcaagaaaacgaaggtcaagttcgataatggccccttggagcaaaactttttttgataacttttgttttgaacatgctGTAAGTGCTGTaaatttgggcccctagcgttatttggaactgcaggcgctgatttcctttcaaacgAAGGTATGAACCCCAGTTCATTGAGTCCCGGGCACGGTATTGAGAGGCAGAGCttaaccctctccttccaccgccttttgcctccccaaccgaagtcaggtacacattttacACCTTGTTGGTGGGAGAAAATCCGTTCTAAcgcagtgcctttcccaaagacacAATTGCAACATCTAGCCAGGAAGAACAGGAATCGAACCAGTCCTCTGGATTTGTGTACCCAACTGTaaagtcaatttttttcagtataCCAAGTTGAAAGAAATCATTGGAAGAAATCactggagatccaaataaacaaacaaactaagcCTTGCCACTAGGCTATTCGACGCCTTGTAGACTCCCCAATATATAtgctaatatccaagcagatcctacggtagcataagatagtatcaaaagctgccagaggcaAATGTATACCTATTggatgactacactccttggccagtttagtacaacatgtatcttatgccatcgtaggatctgcttggagattatatataCGAAGGGGGGTGCCAAAAGGGCGGGTACCTGACCCAGTGCCAAGTTGTCTGATCTAAGTGAAATTgcgtatgtgtaataattcctatctctatgggttaagtcgcaaaagacagctctgaactaattatggtttctgatttactggtgtttgaacttagtcaggtgcgaaatggaccaggtgtgaaatggaaccagttgagtgtcgcgcagtgatccggtttttgtatttgaaaggacgcacaccaaagaagacttttgatgaaataaatgaaacttatggtgatgatgccccatcatatgaccttgtaaaacgctggcatcctgaattcaaacgtggctggaagtctgtggaaacagctcccagacctggtcgtccctcttgtgccattgatgaggtatcagttggaggaccaacctggggtgtcctacaaaatcggtgtccagagctgcatcaaacgatgggagaaatgcataactctgggtgattcctatgaagagaaagactaataactgtgccaagtttcattaatctcctgctatgggaaatgggtcaggaccattactaattgcacgcccctcgtataccGTTTTCATGGTCCCTTCCTGCAGTTCCCCGGCGTGAACGTTGTGGGGCGCTGGCCGGGCCGGTACACGGACACGTCGCGCGACAAGCCGCTGGTGCTGATGGCGCACTACGACACCTCGCGCAGCGGCGGCGGCGTGGACGACAACGGGTCCGGGCTGGCCGCCCTGCTGGAGTCGGCCCGCCTCATCACCTCACAGCCCTGCCTGCAGGACCACACCATCGACTTCGTCGCCGTGGATCTGAAGGACCAGGAAATATCTAGTACGTGAGAGAGAACGTGTTGTTGTGCTGTTATATCTTTTTtgtacttagaatattgttatcAATAAGTATCCTCTCCTTGCCAATTACATTTGTATCGTCCCTGTTTTTgtcagccctttgtaatagccacaggcttgttgggcagccctggctgtacgtGCTCAACAGCCAGATCAATAAATACATATTAAATAGATAAATGTCAGCTGTGTTATTTACATATGCCTGATGTTATGCCATCAAAGGTACATGTGCGTTTGTGGCGTCGCGTGTGGCGTAACTGTTGGTGttgggctcggaacctagaggtcccgtgtttgataCCGTGCCCCCGGCgctgtacccttgggaaaggcactttacacgaccttcctcacttcacctaggtgaaaaaaattgtacctgactttggccggggaggtaaaatactacctttaccttttaatTAGTAAACTGCggtgttttcaaaatattgcagtttgaaaccaccttccgtcgaCCTGATTCCCTGTATTCAGAAACAACGGTTATGCTtgatggataaaggtgaactagcgtaacaTAGATATGTTTTTTTCACATATCCGAGAATTAAAAAGCGTTATGATATAACTGTCGCTCTTTGAATCATATTTATCGTTTCTGTCCACAGTCCCCGACGCAGCATGTTGGCAAGGAAACTGCGGAAGCAGAGCTTACGTCACCGACATGTTACTGCCCTACCTGCAGTTGAGCAACATCGAGCCGGCCAACGTAGGGGGCGCTTTCGTCCTGGACTCTATCCTGAACTACAACAGCACAGAAGGGTCACAAGGCTCCGAAGGGTTGTCGGACATTTCTTCGGTAAGAAAGTATCAGTAACTGTATGAGAAAAGATGGTCCACAAAGCCACAATTCACTTTGGTCTTGTTGTCGCCTTAAGAGCATTGGGCAAGGGTAAGAAAGAACAACCTACATCAAGGCACACCAATCATGAATAAGCTCTTTCGCAGATTTGACTACGCATGTGCGGGCGACAGGAATTGTAAATAATATGTCGAAGGTGGAGGCCCCTGAGAAAACCTGTCTCGTCTTGGCCATTGTTTCGATCTGTgcaacaatgtccagacggtATTGGTGCCTGCAATATGGCGGAATGTTTACAAGTCAgtggccttcacctttgacatattacccagaattcctctCGTCAGCACATGTATAGTAAAATCTGCGAAAGCGCTTATCAACAAAAAGGgcctgcatgctcttttccgtaaggtgTAGGGAGTCTATTTTGATTTTCCGAGATTCGTAGGAAAAGCCGTCTTATTCACGTAATTTGTAGCGAGGCAACAAGATTTTGAGTAATTGCCCCGGATCTTAAAACATAGGGTTTTTATTCGGAATTCAGCGTAAAACAGACCCTCAACAAAGACGGAGGGCGGCATAGACATCCTAACACTTTGGACTAGCTGCCGACGTCACCTGTTTCTAAGGTCATGTGATCTATGTGCCACCGGATTGGTCACTTGAATTCTGAGGATTTCCGAGGAGGACTAAAACATTCGATGCGCTAATTTTCTAGAGGCTGGTCGCCATATTATCTAAATGGCGTTGGCGTTAGAATAAACAGTGCATTTATTCGTTGAGCCAGCTAGACCATGTAAACGCTAACTGTTGCCCCTCTTGTTCtgggttatttttttttttttttgcagaccCCAGGCATCGCGAGAGCGTACGAAAACGTGCAGAAGGACAACTTTCGCGGGAACTTCATCGGTGTCCTGGCCAGGGAGAGCTTCGACTACTCGCTATACGGAGCTTTCGACTTATCCTGGACATTCGCGAACCCGGACCCTAAGTACAAGTTTCAGGTATGAAATTTTGGCATGTGTTAGAAGTCATGTGACCCACACGCGTACACACAAGGTACAtggacacatacacatacaaacacagagatagagagaaagacagacacacgcacacaaggtacatggacacacacacacatacacatacgcacatAGATAGAGACAAATGCGTACggacgcacatacacacatacatacacacatacacacacacacacacagatgcacaaagttaacacaaacacacaaatccATATGCGCggacacacgcacgcacacacaaatacaaacaaacaaacatacagacagcGAGAgttgacacaaacacacacaaattcatatatatatatttctatatatctTTCTATACATAAAtccatgtacagtcaaacctgcccaagacgaccacccgggggaccggaaaaaagcggtcgatttggacaggtggtcgctgagaagagtatcgactcaaaacatgcgcgatggaaagtataaatggtttccattgtgcttaatggcataaagcaagcacactgcacgcatgcaaagaagcgaggtctttaatctcaaatacaacaggcacactgtaaactgtaaatttaaccccaaaatccgacgaaaactggccgatttcggcacaaaatcgtgctagttatcatcaaaaatctatgaaaacctcaattttgaaaatgatgcggtcattatgggtcccaatttgggccggtcgcggtcgcgttgaccaggtggtcgttgagaaaaggtcgcttaatgcttatgtcaatgggaaaataaatcgggaccgagaaaaagttg
This genomic window contains:
- the LOC118416303 gene encoding uncharacterized protein LOC118416303, which encodes MAWKAICVLLAFSMTVITTASASAARERVTAPIQPGSDVENLRRLLRDHFGTNRHHVTNPNQKYAVKSFIYQTFKDYGLQMVYHLFVGNSTKFPGVNVVGRWPGRYTDTSRDKPLVLMAHYDTSRSGGGVDDNGSGLAALLESARLITSQPCLQDHTIDFVAVDLKDQEISIPDAACWQGNCGSRAYVTDMLLPYLQLSNIEPANVGGAFVLDSILNYNSTEGSQGSEGLSDISSTPGIARAYENVQKDNFRGNFIGVLARESFDYSLYGAFDLSWTFANPDPKYKFQLAEIPIKDVAKDGPSSPYWPVYQAMTQFGDHYSFWTENPDLKAVLITDTGLYRGRMTKCYHLSCDNLSWISDDNLGFLKKTTDVVSSSLLYLAGSPETCPDPVTAAPDAFKEGFVLRGTVDQHLEAPYDITFRVDTFSATGLVRARVVVNEFALSTRVVGRFDSVSKQLNLRLTEPQIEAQWDVDDVVKEMAWAMGGRVTKIQDSLLYVGTANWGPRTEYPQQVAFNLFDTDAGE